ATCGTTCGCCGTCAAGGCCTGCGCTATCAGCTTATCGCGGGTGAGCGCCGATGGCGAGCAGCTCAGCTTGCCGGCCTGAAAAAAATCCCAGCCGTCATTCGTGACGTCGCCGATAATCAACTCCTTGAACTCTCACTTATTGAGAACATCCAGCGCGAAGACCTTAACCCGATAGAGGAAGCCCATGCCTATCAGCGTCTCATCGAGGGACTGAAGCTCACCCAGGAGGAAGTCGCCCAACGCGTCGGCCGTGACCGATCCTCTGTGACAAACTATTTGAGGCTTCTCAAGCTCCCGCAGGAAATCCAAAAGCTCGTCGAGGATGAAAAACTCTCCATGGGGCACGCTCGTGCCTTGCTCGCTTTGCCATCGCCCCAGATGCAAAAACATGTCGCCTCGGAGATCCTCTCACGAAGCCTCTCGGTCCGTGAAACAGAACGAATGATCCAGCGCCTTCTGACACCCGGGAGCAAAAGGAAGACGACTTCTAGCCAGATTAGCGATCCCAACATCCGAGCCGCCGAGGAGAAACTCTGCCGATGGCTGGGAACCAAAGTGAGGATTATCCCCAATGGAAGAGGTGGGCGCATTGAAATTGAATATTACTCGGATTCGGATCTTGATCGAATCTTCAATCTTATCCTTCACAAAGGAGTAGCAGACAAATGAAATTCCGCAAAACCAAGCCAGTGGAAGTACGCGGTTTCTTAGACGAGGGAACTGAGGTGATCGGCGACTTGAAGTTTTCAGAAGTACTTCATCTGCATGGCCGTATCAAAGGTAAAGTATTATCCGACGGTGAAATTGTCGTTGGAGAGAAGGGAATTATCGAAGGCGATGTTGAAGTGGGCGTCCTTACTCTGGGTGGGACACTCATTGGCAACATCATTGCCAAGCAAAAAGCCTACTTCCTCAGCACGGCCAAGGTTCGCGGCGATGTCTGCACTCCAATACTGCGCGTTGACGAAGGGGCGAGCTGGGAGGGGTCCATCACAACTAGTAGAAAAGACGACCGCCAGGAAAGCAAGCCGCACATTCGCGCGGCCGCCGCTGACCTTGAGACTGTTCGTTAAAAGGGGATAGGCACTATGGAAGAAACCAAAACACCAGTAGAACAACCCGATCAGGACATTAGCTACCACGCCGTTGAGAAAGACGGCGAAATTACGGCCATCTGGGAAATGAGAGGCAGAAAGCACATTCGAACTATTGATCCCAAAAGCGCCGAAGGGCGCCGAATTCTAGAAACATATAAACCGACAGAAAAATAGGCCTGCCTGCCCAGTGCCAAATCATTAACAGGCGTACTGCGTTACGACTTCCCTCCATCCTGCAAGGGGCAGGAGGAGGAATTACTGCCCGCTTCTTAAGCCTAAAAGGGAACGTGTCACAAGTTCCTGAAAACATAGACGATGGGACTGACTTCGGTACTCTGAGGTGGAGATGGTAGGGTATTTTTCGGCTCGTGGACGGGCGGATTTTCGAGTTCTGATCACATACCATTTTTTGCAAAAGTCAAGAGGCATTGCGCCGATAAAGCTGAGGACACTGCCTGAGGGGACTGTCTAGTCCCTTGGGGCCGGGAAAAATTTCAGCATTTTGGGTTTCCAGGATCCATCCGAATGTGGAGCGGGGACGAGCAGGCGGCCCAAGGGGGGACAGGAAGTGAAGTTCGCGTGAGCGTCAGCCGATAGGTCGCCCCTCTTCGGGGCCTTAGGGGGAATGGGCGAGTGCCGCTGTCCTAAGATTCTTCACAGGCTCAACACGGTAGAGGGTTAATGAACTTGCCACTGGCTGGAGCTTGCCGCCTGCTCAGAGGTGGCTCGATTGTGGATCAGCCTTAACGGGCTGGTCTTTAAGCTTAGTTCCCCATTCGGGAGCTCGAGCAAGCAGGCGGACGGAAATTAACCCGGAGCGAGGACAGGCAAGCCCTTTGAGAAGGGAGCGTCGCATCTTTGCCTCCAAGTCCGCGAAGCGGGCAGCCAAATCTCGCTCGGGGTGAGCGTGAGGAAATGCAAGTTCCCATAATTTCGCCTCAAGCCCGCGCGAGCGGACAGCTCGACCCAACCAGGACGACGGCAACAGGCTTTATTTCTGAACTAGCCGCGTAACTCTTCCGAAAAAGAACACCTCACCGTAACGAGCTTTTCGGGCTCCAACGAAGGGTGCTCAATACCCTCCCAGGGCCCAAAATTTTTCCTGTGGATTTTTCTTGCCAAAGGACCAATTTTGTGATAGTCTTTGGGCGGTTTTCAACAGGATAAGCTGTTGAACAAAATGAACTTATACATTTTAAGCGTGATTTAAAGTCGAAATTTTTGAGGTTGTGGAAATTCTGTGGAAAACACTTCTTAGTCTTTAAGACTCAAGGCTGTCATTGGCCTAGAATGAAATGGCGTTTTCAATCTTAGAGACGAGAGCTAAGGCCAGGGAGTAGGGCTTATGGCGACAAACATCCGGGAGTCACTTCTGTCGGCAATTGAAAAGAGAGTCAACCATCAAAGCTTCACGACTTGGTTCTTACCTCTTGTTTTTCAAGATGTTAAGGATAACACCATCATCATTGAAGCACCCAACAGCATGTTTCGTGATTGGATCATGGATAACTACCTCGAAACCATTGAAGAATCCCTTCAGGAACTTAATCTGAGCCATTACAAGGTCAAACTGACAACTCGTGGGGAGAGCGAGGTCAACGGGGTGCTTCTCCAAACTGAACCACCTCCAGAGTCACCGGGTGGGAACGGTGAGACGAAATTTAGTCTGGAAACGGAGGAATTTGTCAGGCCGATAGCTCGGTTTGTAGACATTGAACCTGTTGAGCTTCCCCTCAATCCCAAGTATACGTTTGACACGTTCGTTGTGGGATCATCCAACCAGTTTGCCCACGCGGCGGCCATGGCCGTAGCCGAATCCCCATCGAAGGCCTACAATCCTCTCTATATCTATGGGGGAGTGGGGCTGGGGAAGACCCATCTTATGCATGCCATCGGCCATGCGATCAGAGCTCGAAATAAGCATCTGCGCCTCACCTACATCTCTTCTGAACGCTTCATGAATGAGCTTATCAACTCAATCCGTTACGACAAGACCTTGGCTTTCCGGGAGAAGTATCGCAACATAGATGTTTTGCTCATTGACGATATTCAGTTTCTGGCCGGTAAGGAACGGACACAAGAAGAGTTCTTCCACACCTTTAATGCGCTCTACGATGCGCAAAAGCAGATTGTTATCACAAGCGACTGTCCTCCTCGGGAAATTCCGACGCTTGAAGAACGCCTCCACTCTCGCTTCGAGTGGGGATTGATCGCTGATATTCAGCCGCCTGACCTTGAAACAAAAGTTGCCATTCTCAAGCGAAAAGCCGAACAGGAAAAAATCAACCTTCCCGATAGTGTGGCCCTTTTCATTGCAAGCAAGATCAAATCAAATATTCGTGAGCTAGAAGGAGCACTGGTTCGGCTCATTGCCTATTCCTCGTTGACTGGATTGCCGATGAGCATTTCTCTGGCTCAGGAGACGCTTCGAGGAATAATTGATGAAGATGACAAGGCCATCACCATTGAGCTTATCCAGAAAACCGTTGCCGATTACTACGGACTCCGAGTTTCAGATCTGAAATCAAAAAACAACTCGCGTTCCATCGCTGTGCCTCGTCAGATCGCCATGTATCTATGTAAACGAATGACAAAAGCCAGTTTACCCGAAATCGGAAGGGAATTTGGTGGCAAGCATCATACGACTGTTTTGCATAGCATCAATAAGATCAGCGAGTTATACGAACAAAAAGAAGATTTCCACAGAATTATCAACAGCCTAATTGATAGACTTAGATAGACTTATGACACTTTTCCACAGAGGGGGCCTGTGGATGGCCTGTGGAAATTTTAAAATAGTTCCTGGAAGAAAAAGATTTCCACAGATTTTTGAGATTTTCACATTTCGTCCACAGCTTTTTCCACAGGCGGATGGAGGGATAAGCAATTGCTATTTCTATAAGTTAGCCATTTTTTCCACTTTTCCACAAGCACTACTAATTCTACTATCCTTATATATAGGGTTTTAAATCTTAGAGATAGTAAAAAGCGAATCCTTCCTGAGGAGAACACAACGATGATGGAATTCACTGCCAAACGATCTGACCTGCAAAAGGAACTCGGATTGGTTCAATCGGTTGTCGAGCGCAAGCACACGATTCCTATCCTGGCCAACGTCTTGATTGAATCGGACGATCAGGGAGTGAAAATTTCCGGTACCGATCTCGACGTCAGTTTGAGGACGGTTGTCCCTGCTGAGGTGCTCTCGGGGGGGGGTGTAACGGTCGAGGCCCGTAAACTTTACGATATTGTGCGCACGCTTGGAGAGGAAGACGTTCGGTTTCGGGTTGAGGATAACCGTCTGGTGATAAGCTGTGGGCGCTCACGATTTCGATTGGCAACGCTGCCGGTCGAGAATTTTCCTCAATTACCACAGCTAGCGGTTACGGGCGGACTGCAGTTATCGGCAAAGGCTGCCGTTGAAATGGTCGAGCGGACTGTCTTTGCCACCACGCAAGAGGAGTCACGGTATGCCCTTTCGGGAGTTCAAGTAGAGATTGCTCCTGCCGAAGGTGGGGCAGGGCGCGTGAGAATGGTCGCAACCGATGGGCATCGGCTGGCACTCAGCGAAATGACAATAGCTCACGGAACAGTCCTTCCGAGCACGACTTTGATTCCACGAAAGACAATGGTTGAGCTTACGCGCTTGATCAGTGGTGTTGTTGACGAGACCGAGCTTGTGCTCGTGCGCGATGAGAACCATGTTTATTTCAAGCTTGGTTCACGTGAGTTGATCTCGCGAATTCTGACCGGTCAGTTCCCAAACTATGAGATGGTCATTCCGAAGGAGCATGAGAGGCAAGCCGTTGTAAGCGGGGAAGCTTTCTCCGCAGCACTCCGGCGCGTTGCGCTTGTCGCGGATGAGCGAAGTCGCGGTGTCCGTCTGGCCTTCTCTGAGGGGAGAGTGGAACTCACGGCCCGGAGACTGGACGAAGACGAAGAAGCCCGTGAAGACGTTCTCTGCCATTTTACGGGAGAGCCGTTGGAGATCGCCTTCAATAGCACGTATCTCATGGACTTCTTTCAAGTCGCCGGGACCGGAGATGTACGAATCGCGCTCAAGGATGGACAAAGTCCGGCTCTTCTCAGCCCCGAGCAAGGGGAGG
This genomic stretch from Blastocatellia bacterium harbors:
- a CDS encoding ParB/RepB/Spo0J family partition protein, which encodes MTRKALGKGLSALLGDAKPPEERLVELDIDLIDPNTHQPRTRFSEEKLQELAASIKTNGIVQPVIVRRQGLRYQLIAGERRWRAAQLAGLKKIPAVIRDVADNQLLELSLIENIQREDLNPIEEAHAYQRLIEGLKLTQEEVAQRVGRDRSSVTNYLRLLKLPQEIQKLVEDEKLSMGHARALLALPSPQMQKHVASEILSRSLSVRETERMIQRLLTPGSKRKTTSSQISDPNIRAAEEKLCRWLGTKVRIIPNGRGGRIEIEYYSDSDLDRIFNLILHKGVADK
- a CDS encoding polymer-forming cytoskeletal protein, yielding MKFRKTKPVEVRGFLDEGTEVIGDLKFSEVLHLHGRIKGKVLSDGEIVVGEKGIIEGDVEVGVLTLGGTLIGNIIAKQKAYFLSTAKVRGDVCTPILRVDEGASWEGSITTSRKDDRQESKPHIRAAAADLETVR
- the dnaA gene encoding chromosomal replication initiator protein DnaA translates to MATNIRESLLSAIEKRVNHQSFTTWFLPLVFQDVKDNTIIIEAPNSMFRDWIMDNYLETIEESLQELNLSHYKVKLTTRGESEVNGVLLQTEPPPESPGGNGETKFSLETEEFVRPIARFVDIEPVELPLNPKYTFDTFVVGSSNQFAHAAAMAVAESPSKAYNPLYIYGGVGLGKTHLMHAIGHAIRARNKHLRLTYISSERFMNELINSIRYDKTLAFREKYRNIDVLLIDDIQFLAGKERTQEEFFHTFNALYDAQKQIVITSDCPPREIPTLEERLHSRFEWGLIADIQPPDLETKVAILKRKAEQEKINLPDSVALFIASKIKSNIRELEGALVRLIAYSSLTGLPMSISLAQETLRGIIDEDDKAITIELIQKTVADYYGLRVSDLKSKNNSRSIAVPRQIAMYLCKRMTKASLPEIGREFGGKHHTTVLHSINKISELYEQKEDFHRIINSLIDRLR
- the dnaN gene encoding DNA polymerase III subunit beta produces the protein MMEFTAKRSDLQKELGLVQSVVERKHTIPILANVLIESDDQGVKISGTDLDVSLRTVVPAEVLSGGGVTVEARKLYDIVRTLGEEDVRFRVEDNRLVISCGRSRFRLATLPVENFPQLPQLAVTGGLQLSAKAAVEMVERTVFATTQEESRYALSGVQVEIAPAEGGAGRVRMVATDGHRLALSEMTIAHGTVLPSTTLIPRKTMVELTRLISGVVDETELVLVRDENHVYFKLGSRELISRILTGQFPNYEMVIPKEHERQAVVSGEAFSAALRRVALVADERSRGVRLAFSEGRVELTARRLDEDEEAREDVLCHFTGEPLEIAFNSTYLMDFFQVAGTGDVRIALKDGQSPALLSPEQGEGVYKYVVMPMRLI